A genomic stretch from Onychostoma macrolepis isolate SWU-2019 chromosome 02, ASM1243209v1, whole genome shotgun sequence includes:
- the c02h7orf25 gene encoding UPF0415 protein C7orf25 homolog, whose product MATYNTLQDRIRVAKELLERVDKICSRQGREVEGRAKLCSKLRAELKFLQKVEAGKVVIKESHLQSTNLTHLRAIVESAENLENVVSVLHVFAYEGHDGQKQTLVVDVVANGGHTWVKAIGRKAEALHNIWQGRGQYGDKSVIRQAEDFLEASRQQPVQYSNPHIIFAFYNGVSSPMADKLKEMGISVRGDIVAVNTIIEGGEEEEDEDSEDKHGCVEEDQEGENEALVEEEDDDDDDDDDDDDDSDDTDLTHTRVDRDTIVASLAFPTEVKVDVCNRVNLDITTLITYVSSLSHGNCHFTFKEVVLTEQAAQERQEKVLPQLEEFMKGKELFACHSAVEDFRVILDTLGGLGEKSRAEELLARLKVVPDQPSERTQRLVMSSKVNRRSLMIFGTGDTLRAITMTANSGFVRSAANQGVRYSVFIHQPRALTEGKEWRATPI is encoded by the coding sequence ATGGCTACTTACAACACGCTGCAGGACCGTATCAGAGTCGCCAAGGAGCTGCTTGAGCGAGTGGACAAGATTTGCAGTCGCCAAGGCCGTGAGGTTGAGGGTCgtgctaaactctgcagtaaGCTGCGGGCTGAGCTTAAGTTCCTGCAGAAGGTGGAGGCCGGCAAAGTTGTGATCAAGGAGTCCCACCTGCAAAGTACCAATCTCACTCATCTGAGGGCTATCGTCGAATCAGCCGAGAATCTAGAGAATGTGGTGAGTGTCCTGCACGTGTTCGCCTACGAGGGCCATGACGGCCAGAAACAGACGTTAGTGGTTGATGTGGTGGCGAACGGCGGACACACTTGGGTGAAAGCCATCGGGCGCAAGGCAGAGGCGCTGCACAACATCTGGCAAGGCCGTGGCCAGTACGGGGATAAAAGCGTGATACGACAAGCAGAGGATTTCCTTGAGGCCAGTCGGCAGCAGCCTGTGCAGTACAGCAACCCTCACATTATATTTGCCTTCTACAATGGGGTCTCAAGCCCTATGGCTGACAAGCTCAAAGAGATGGGCATCTCTGTGAGAGGCGACATTGTTGCTGTTAATACAATAATCGAAGGTggagaggaggaagaggacgAAGACAGTGAAGACAAACATGGTTGTGTGGAAGAGGACCAGGAGGGAGAGAATGAAGCTTTGGTTGAGgaagaagatgatgatgatgatgatgatgatgatgacgacgACGACAGTGACGATACAGACCTCACGCACACCCGTGTTGATCGAGACACCATTGTGGCCAGCCTTGCTTTCCCCACTGAAGTGAAGGTGGACGTGTGCAACAGGGTGAACCTTGACATCACCACTTTGATCACGTACGTGTCGTCCCTCAGCCACGGCAACTGTCACTTCACTTTTAAGGAAGTGGTGCTGACGGAGCAGGCCGCACAGGAGCGCCAAGAGAAGGTCCTGCCCCAGCTGGAGGAGTTCATGAAGGGAAAAGAGCTGTTTGCTTGCCATTCTGCGGTTGAGGATTTCCGTGTGATCTTGGATACATTAGGAGGCCTGGGAGAAAAATCCCGAGCGGAGGAGCTGCTAGCCAGGCTCAAAGTGGTTCCGGATCAGCCGTCTGAGCGCACACAACGCTTGGTTATGAGCTCAAAGGTGAACCGACGATCACTGATGATCTTTGGGACAGGGGACACCCTGCGGGCCATCACTATGACTGCGAATAGCGGATTCGTTCGCTCTGCTGCTAACCAGGGTGTGCGATACAGCGTGTTCATCCACCAACCTCGAGCACTCACTGAGGGGAAAGAATGGAGAGCAACTCCAATATGA
- the ralab gene encoding v-ral simian leukemia viral oncogene homolog Ab (ras related), with protein MAANRNALALHKVIMVGSGGVGKSALTLQFMYDEFVEDYEPTKADSYRKKVVLDGEEVQIDILDTAGQEDYAAIRDNYFRSGEGFLCVFSITESESFAATADFREQILRVKEEENVPFLLVGNKSDLEDRRQVGVEEAKARADQWAVSYVETSAKTRANVDKVFFDLMREVRARKMEDGKEKNGKKKRKSLAKRIRERCCIL; from the exons ATGGCTGCTAACAGGAATGCTTTGGCCCTTCACAAAGTGATAATGGTGGGCAGCGGTGGCGTGGGCAAGTCAGCACTAACACTGCAATTCATGTATGATGAG TTTGTGGAAGACTATGAGCCCACCAAAGCCGACAGCTACAGAAAAAAGGTGGTTCTGGATGGAGAGGAGGTTCAGATCGACATCCTCGACACAGCGGGACAGGAGGACTACGCTGCCATTCGGGACAACTACTTCCGCAGTGGAGAGGGATTTCTCTGCGTGTTCTCCATCACAGAATCTGAATCCTTTGCTGCTACTGCTGATTTCAG AGAACAGATCCTTCGGGTAAAAGAGGAGGAGAACGTACCTTTCCTGCTGGTGGGAAATAAGTCAGACTTGGAGGACCGACGGCAAGTCGGGGTGGAGGAGGCCAAGGCCAGAGCAGATCAGTGGGCAGTAAGCTACGTCGAGACTTCTGCCAAAACCCGTGCCAACGTAGATAAG GTGTTTTTTGATCTCATGCGTGAAGTCAGAGCCAGAAAAATGGAAGATGGCAAagagaaaaatggaaaaaagaagAGGAAAAGTTTGGCAAAGAGAATTCGAGAAAGATGTTGCATTTTATAA
- the mplkip gene encoding M-phase-specific PLK1-interacting protein translates to MQRPQFRHPRQGSGPRAAGFRSPPPAFDRTGSMFPSPPWAFSTPPPPFGPRFGQCSPNTPPREFGGNRGGGGGGGKYFNGQSPAHTPRRSSPSPRGAPFRRSPYESPRRHSGYQGSPRTSTPFGSAHGRERGTNDMEKYYKPSMLQDPWADLQPISVTQTQSKCNNKQTNTSRQGRYYN, encoded by the exons ATGCAAAGACCACAGTTTCGCCATCCCCGTCAGGGCTCAGGTCCGCGGGCCGCAGGCTTCCGCAGCCCGCCTCCAGCCTTCGACAGGACAGGGAGTATGTTTCCATCGCCTCCGTGGGCATTTTCAACACCACCGCCGCCGTTTGGACCTAGATTTGGACAGTGTTCTCCCAATACCCCACCGAGAGAGTTTGGTGGTAACAGAGGCGGCGGCGGCGGTGGTGGGAAGTATTTTAACGGTCAGTCTCCGGCTCACACACCGCGCAGATCGAGCCCCAGTCCCCGCGGCGCACCGTTCAGACGCTCGCCGTATGAGAGTCCCAGACGACACTCTGGATATCAG GGTTCACCACGGACATCCACACCGTTTGGGTCAGCGCATGGCAGGGAGAGAGGGACAAATGATATGGAAAAATATTACAAACCATCAATGCTCCAAGATCCCTGGGCTGACCTACAGCCCATCTCAGTTACACAAACTCAGTCTAAatgcaacaacaaacaaaccaatACAAGCAGACAAGGGAGGTACTACAATTAA